From the Ascochyta rabiei chromosome 14, complete sequence genome, one window contains:
- a CDS encoding Salicylate 1-monooxygenase — MADQQSGIAIVGAGVGGLAFAIGLTRHSIPFTIYESAPAFSTVGAGVGLGPNALRAMDLIDKRFRDMYMDVATGNLNPEKKHVMMEAMRMEEGLGQGESWWGHGEWGAPYFERTGAHRKDLLDIMTSLIDKDAVRFNSTVVDIEQSNDQVALTFADGRVAGHAAVIDCGGIRGLARRIVLADHFPEAVEPQYTHKYVYRTVVSTEDATEMLGELATDAKMFVSRDANLSTYPISKGKQVNVVAFKRDPHPWQHARGTLEVDRKSMLEDFGGIGMDKRLSRLLEHVAPIRWPIFDHPTTPTYHSGLLCLLGDAAHASTPHQGAGAGQALEDALILTVALSKLHSTLPLSLLATPSPARTAAFTAAFTAYDEVRRPRAQRQVATARECGELYNLRDPKTGDAMGVEEVLGELRGRFEWLWSHDLEGDVGGVEDRVRVLLREGGVL; from the exons ATGGCGGATCAGCAGTCTGGCATAGCCATTGTGGGAGCCGGCGTAGGCGGCCTAGCTTTTGCTATTGGCCTCACCCGCCACAGCATTCCCTTCACCATCTACGAATCCGCGCCAGCCTTCTCGACTGTCGGCGCTGGCGTAGGCCTGGGCCCCAACGCGCTCCGAGCCATGGACCTCATCGACAAGCGGTTCCGCGACATGTACATGGATGTTGCCACGGGGAACCTGAACCCTGAGAAGAAGCACGTCATGATGGAGGCCATGCGCATGGAAGAAGGGTTGGGTCAGGGTGAGAGCTGGTGGGGCCATGGCGAATGGGGGGCGCCGTACTTTGAGCGGACAGGGGCTCACAGAAAGGACCTCCTGGACATCATGACAAGCCTCATCGACAAAGACGCCGTCCGGTTCAACAGCACAGTGGTGGACATTGAACAAAGCAACGACCAGGTCGCGTTGACCTTTGCCGACGGACGGGTTGCAGGCCATGCGGCAGTGATAGACTGCGGTGGCATCAGAGGCCTCGCGAGGCGCATCGTCCTCGCGGACCACTTCCCAGAGGCCGTCGAGCCGCAGTACACGCACAAGTACGTCTACCGCACGGTCGTGTCTACTGAGGACGCAACGGAGATGCTCGGGGAGCTGGCCACGGACGCGAAGATGTTCGTCAGCAGGGACGCGAATCTCTCAACGTATCCGATCAGCAAAGGCAAGCAGGTGAACGTGGTCGCTTTCAAGCGCGATCCGCATCCATGGCAGCACGCCCGAGGCACTCTCGAGGTCGACAGGAAGAGCATGCTGGAAGACTTTGGCGGCATCGGCATGGACAAGCGGTTGTCGCGATTGCTCGAG CACGTTGCCCCGATCCGCTGGCCCATCTTCGACCACCCCACCACCCCAACCTACCACAGCGGGCTGCTCTGCCTCCTCGGCGACGCCGCGCACGCCAGCACCCCCCACCAAGGCGCCGGCGCCGGCCAAGCCCTCGAAGACGCCCTGATTCTCACCGTCGCGCTGTCAAAACTACACTCCACCCTCCCTCTCTCGCTTCTCGCCACTCCATCCCCCGCCCGCACCGCCGCCTTCACCGCCGCCTTCACGGCGTACGACGAGGTGAGGCGGCCGAGAGCGCAGAGACAGGTCGCCACGGCGCGGGAGTGCGGCGAGCTGTACAACCTGCGGGATCCGAAGACGGGGGACGCCATGGGTGTGGAGGAAGTGCTGGGCGAGTTGCGGGGCCGGTTCGAGTGGCTGTGGAGCCATGATCTCGAGGGGGACGTTGGGGGGGTGGAGGACAGGGTCCGGGTGTTGTTGAGAGAGGGCGGGGTGTTGTAG